The following are encoded in a window of Halosolutus halophilus genomic DNA:
- a CDS encoding cupredoxin domain-containing protein, which yields MTLTSRRTVLRSSALAIGVALGGCLEDAADRSSGGGEQPPENAGELGTPAERITVTANSQPYPEFEPQIVHVAPGGTVEWLVETGRHDVTAYHEDGHGPHRTPDGVEPWGSDRMTGVGSEYERTFDREGVYDYVDTQQVCTSHEIAGNIGRVVVGWPDPDDEPAMADPQPELPSQAARAIEMFNEETRPVLQDGP from the coding sequence ATGACACTCACGTCCCGCCGTACCGTGCTTCGATCGTCCGCGCTCGCGATCGGGGTCGCCCTCGGGGGCTGTCTCGAGGACGCTGCCGACCGGTCGAGCGGCGGCGGCGAGCAACCACCCGAGAACGCCGGCGAACTGGGAACCCCCGCCGAACGGATCACGGTCACGGCGAATTCCCAGCCGTACCCCGAGTTCGAACCGCAGATCGTCCACGTGGCTCCCGGCGGGACCGTCGAATGGCTCGTCGAGACGGGCCGCCACGACGTCACCGCCTATCACGAGGACGGCCACGGCCCCCATCGGACGCCCGACGGCGTCGAGCCCTGGGGCAGCGATCGGATGACCGGCGTCGGATCGGAGTACGAGCGCACCTTCGATCGCGAGGGCGTCTACGACTACGTCGACACCCAGCAGGTCTGCACCTCCCACGAGATCGCCGGCAATATCGGCCGCGTCGTGGTCGGCTGGCCCGACCCCGACGACGAACCCGCGATGGCCGACCCCCAGCCGGAACTCCCCTCGCAGGCCGCCCGGGCGATCGAAATGTTCAACGAGGAGACCCGGCCGGTCCTCCAGGACGGGCCGTGA
- a CDS encoding helix-turn-helix domain-containing protein, giving the protein MAQATLTLTMPEQIWIQQVSTAHPEASFRVLAAVPGSDSGFALVRITGPDVAEVLDDMDEHPQITELTLAQWSDNEATVHFETTTPLLQFSSRESGMPIELPVEIRDGEATIEVTGSRERLAELAEQFERFGLQYRIEHVRERLHESQLLSERQLEVVVAAVEEGYYDTPRCCSLTELAGRLDIAKSTCSETLHRAEEAIVKRFVEDVPGVAEETDGLEEQLASD; this is encoded by the coding sequence ATGGCACAGGCAACACTCACGCTCACGATGCCCGAGCAGATCTGGATTCAGCAGGTCTCGACGGCCCACCCGGAGGCGTCGTTCCGGGTGCTCGCGGCCGTTCCTGGCTCGGACTCCGGGTTCGCGCTCGTCCGGATCACCGGTCCGGACGTGGCCGAGGTGCTCGACGACATGGACGAGCATCCACAGATCACCGAACTGACCCTCGCCCAGTGGAGCGACAACGAGGCGACCGTCCACTTCGAAACGACGACCCCGCTGTTGCAGTTCTCCTCGCGGGAGTCCGGGATGCCGATCGAGTTGCCGGTCGAGATCCGGGACGGCGAGGCGACGATCGAAGTAACCGGGTCGCGCGAACGGCTGGCCGAACTCGCCGAACAGTTCGAACGGTTCGGCCTGCAGTACCGGATCGAACACGTCAGGGAACGGCTCCACGAGAGCCAACTCCTGTCGGAACGACAGCTCGAGGTCGTCGTCGCCGCCGTCGAGGAAGGCTACTACGATACGCCGCGGTGTTGTTCGCTAACGGAACTGGCCGGCCGTCTCGACATCGCGAAGTCGACCTGCAGCGAGACGCTCCATCGTGCCGAGGAGGCGATCGTCAAGCGGTTCGTGGAGGACGTACCGGGCGTCGCCGAGGAGACGGACGGTCTCGAAGAACAACTCGCCAGCGATTGA
- a CDS encoding PHP domain-containing protein, which produces MLSVELHTHSSLSYDGRDPVELILEQAEAVGLDAIAVTDHDEIDASLDAVERAPEYGLVAIPGIEISSKAGHILGLGVEEAVPPGLSYELTIEAIHEQGGLAVIPHPFQESRHGVMARITREQLALGDAIEIYNSRLLTGRANRQAERFARSYDLPMTAGSDAHISEMVGQAVTRVDADERSADAILDAIREGRTSVEGKRTPWHISLRQFGGGVTRRIRNTVVGLLG; this is translated from the coding sequence GTGCTGTCGGTCGAACTCCACACGCACTCGTCGCTGTCCTACGACGGCCGCGACCCGGTCGAACTCATCCTGGAGCAGGCCGAGGCCGTCGGTCTCGACGCGATCGCCGTGACGGACCACGACGAGATCGACGCGAGCCTCGACGCCGTCGAGCGCGCTCCCGAGTACGGACTGGTCGCCATCCCGGGGATCGAGATCTCCAGCAAGGCCGGTCACATCCTCGGCCTCGGCGTCGAGGAGGCCGTCCCGCCCGGTCTCTCCTACGAGTTGACGATCGAGGCGATCCACGAGCAGGGCGGCCTCGCGGTGATTCCCCATCCGTTTCAGGAGTCGCGCCACGGCGTCATGGCCCGGATCACGCGCGAGCAACTCGCACTCGGCGACGCGATCGAGATCTACAACTCGCGGCTGCTGACCGGCCGGGCGAACCGCCAGGCGGAACGCTTCGCGAGGAGCTACGACCTCCCGATGACGGCCGGCAGCGACGCCCACATCAGCGAGATGGTCGGCCAGGCCGTCACCCGCGTCGACGCCGACGAGCGGTCCGCCGACGCGATCCTCGATGCGATCCGCGAGGGGAGGACGTCCGTCGAGGGGAAACGAACGCCGTGGCACATCAGCCTTCGACAGTTCGGCGGCGGCGTCACGCGGCGCATCAGGAACACCGTCGTGGGGCTGCTTGGATGA
- a CDS encoding 4Fe-4S ferredoxin N-terminal domain-containing protein, whose protein sequence is MSADDDSFHPLGEEWEDELEGMLDETEYDSDLGMQMAQDAMAVTKGELSEAEFHEKYHEDVMEEFGVDDRPTEEAYDRAQEERKGTVTRMLEKFEGDGEDSRRNVMKKMGAGAAAVGLGAWGTAENGQQPSVGAAEEDGHGGGEDEGTQWGMVLDLERCDGCLSCVTACKEENQLDQGVNWMYILDYEDSTPGGRNRLIRPCQHCTDAPCEKVCPTTARHTRDSDGLVLTDYDICIGCRYCQVACPYGVNYFQWDEPDVSTEEIADMHDTEPGEEGDHMTDDRGRWVDSRAPRGVMSKCTMCPSRQDGHKGEEKVGTTACEDACPPQAINFGDMNDPESTPQQYLANVVQGRARNKVEGKSPNKDDVSEAYAFLDGNIGLLEMNYSESDWDFDEIEAALYVQGEVSDDELSLEEEDLREALTSVLEEEFGDERSEDELATIVDALLGEGDADQDDLDRANDAMDAVVTNAEESVQGVVDRYESREITPAEVQESLEILDGEEEPWVTEAGITDEDTARDVLESYVGGDASTFKLLEDMGTHPNVTYIGNEPGPEAEQVEGPVAYEDVGLTDNRKEVLDEETVGDAGVRIG, encoded by the coding sequence ATGAGCGCGGACGACGACTCGTTCCACCCGCTCGGCGAGGAGTGGGAAGACGAACTCGAGGGGATGCTCGACGAGACCGAGTACGACAGCGATCTCGGGATGCAGATGGCCCAGGACGCGATGGCCGTCACCAAGGGCGAACTCTCGGAAGCCGAATTCCACGAGAAGTATCACGAGGACGTGATGGAAGAGTTCGGCGTCGACGATCGCCCGACCGAGGAGGCCTACGACCGGGCCCAGGAGGAACGGAAGGGCACCGTCACCCGGATGCTCGAGAAGTTCGAGGGTGACGGCGAGGACAGTCGCCGGAACGTCATGAAGAAGATGGGCGCCGGCGCAGCGGCCGTCGGACTCGGTGCCTGGGGGACCGCCGAAAACGGTCAGCAACCGAGCGTCGGCGCGGCCGAAGAAGACGGCCACGGCGGCGGCGAAGACGAGGGTACCCAGTGGGGGATGGTGCTCGACCTCGAGCGCTGTGACGGTTGTCTCTCCTGTGTCACCGCCTGCAAGGAAGAGAACCAGCTCGATCAGGGCGTCAACTGGATGTACATTCTCGACTACGAGGACTCGACGCCCGGCGGACGCAACCGCCTCATCCGACCGTGTCAGCACTGTACCGACGCGCCCTGTGAGAAGGTGTGCCCGACGACGGCGCGGCACACGCGGGATTCGGACGGCCTCGTCCTGACCGACTACGACATCTGTATCGGCTGTCGGTACTGTCAGGTGGCCTGTCCGTACGGCGTCAACTACTTCCAGTGGGACGAACCGGACGTCTCGACCGAGGAGATCGCGGATATGCACGACACCGAACCCGGCGAAGAAGGCGACCACATGACCGACGATCGGGGTCGCTGGGTCGACAGCCGCGCCCCGCGAGGCGTCATGAGCAAGTGTACGATGTGTCCGAGCCGCCAAGACGGCCACAAGGGCGAGGAAAAGGTCGGAACGACCGCCTGCGAGGACGCCTGTCCGCCCCAGGCGATCAACTTCGGCGACATGAACGATCCCGAGAGTACCCCACAGCAGTACCTCGCGAACGTCGTCCAGGGCCGCGCCCGAAACAAGGTCGAGGGCAAGAGCCCCAACAAGGACGACGTCAGCGAGGCCTACGCGTTCCTCGACGGAAACATCGGGCTTCTCGAGATGAACTACAGCGAGAGCGACTGGGACTTCGACGAGATCGAGGCCGCGCTGTACGTCCAGGGCGAGGTCAGCGACGACGAACTCTCGCTCGAGGAGGAGGACCTCCGAGAGGCCCTCACCAGCGTCCTCGAGGAGGAGTTCGGCGACGAACGCTCCGAGGACGAACTCGCGACCATCGTCGACGCCCTCCTCGGCGAGGGCGATGCCGATCAGGACGACCTCGATCGCGCCAACGACGCGATGGACGCCGTCGTCACGAACGCCGAAGAGAGCGTCCAGGGCGTCGTCGATCGCTACGAGTCCCGCGAGATCACGCCGGCCGAGGTCCAGGAGTCGCTGGAGATCCTCGACGGCGAAGAGGAGCCGTGGGTCACCGAAGCCGGAATCACCGACGAGGATACCGCCCGGGACGTCCTCGAGAGCTACGTCGGCGGCGACGCGTCGACGTTCAAACTGCTCGAGGACATGGGGACCCACCCGAACGTCACCTACATCGGCAACGAACCCGGTCCGGAGGCCGAACAGGTCGAGGGGCCGGTCGCCTACGAAGACGTCGGCCTGACGGACAACCGCAAGGAAGTCCTTGATGAGGAGACCGTCGGTGACGCAGGGGTGAGGATCGGATGA
- the nirK gene encoding copper-containing nitrite reductase: MIPTDTNRRRFLQAMGAAGAVAVAGCTGTSEPADTSSDDEEDADEGLPPAKDVDVDRIARDPTDIPDPVDWDEPREHDITIQTERVVAEIEPGVTFEYMTFEGQVPGPMIRVRRGDRVNLTFDVPDDLNVAMHNMDFHAVYGPGGGADATTIAPGDDPTEISFTADYAGVFIYHCAVPNMDQHISAGMFGSILVEPEDGLPEVDNEFYLGQHEIYTDGEVGQEGHHGFDFDAMQNEEPTYVVFNGQAYGFTEDGVGPMEANTGETARVYFANGGPNLLSSWHPIGNVWSNFYRDGDLLSEPDQNIETAPVAPGTTSAGEMEFPVPGPVKIVDHALSRVVHKGALAVVDVAGEENPEIYDEDP, encoded by the coding sequence ATGATTCCAACCGATACCAACCGACGGCGGTTCCTGCAAGCGATGGGCGCGGCCGGTGCGGTCGCAGTTGCCGGCTGTACGGGTACCAGCGAGCCGGCCGACACGAGCAGCGACGACGAAGAGGACGCAGACGAGGGGCTACCGCCGGCGAAGGACGTCGACGTCGACCGGATCGCTCGCGATCCGACCGACATTCCGGACCCGGTCGACTGGGACGAGCCCCGCGAACACGACATCACGATCCAGACCGAGCGCGTGGTCGCCGAAATCGAGCCCGGCGTCACCTTCGAGTACATGACCTTCGAGGGGCAGGTGCCGGGACCGATGATCCGGGTCCGCCGGGGCGATCGGGTCAATCTCACGTTCGACGTCCCCGACGACCTGAACGTCGCCATGCACAACATGGACTTCCACGCGGTCTACGGCCCCGGCGGCGGCGCGGACGCCACGACGATCGCGCCGGGTGACGATCCCACCGAGATAAGCTTCACGGCCGACTACGCGGGCGTGTTCATCTACCACTGTGCGGTCCCGAACATGGACCAGCACATCAGCGCCGGCATGTTCGGCTCGATCCTCGTCGAGCCCGAAGACGGTCTCCCCGAGGTCGACAACGAGTTCTACCTCGGCCAGCACGAGATCTACACCGACGGCGAGGTCGGCCAGGAGGGCCACCACGGCTTCGACTTCGACGCGATGCAGAACGAAGAGCCGACGTACGTGGTGTTCAACGGCCAGGCCTACGGCTTCACCGAGGACGGCGTCGGGCCGATGGAAGCCAACACGGGCGAGACCGCGAGGGTCTACTTCGCCAACGGCGGCCCGAACCTCCTGAGTTCCTGGCACCCGATCGGCAACGTCTGGAGCAACTTCTACCGCGACGGGGACCTGCTCTCCGAACCCGACCAGAACATCGAGACGGCCCCGGTCGCCCCCGGGACGACCTCGGCCGGCGAGATGGAGTTCCCCGTCCCCGGCCCGGTCAAGATCGTCGACCACGCGCTCAGTCGCGTCGTCCACAAGGGCGCGCTCGCCGTCGTCGACGTCGCCGGCGAGGAGAACCCCGAAATCTACGACGAGGATCCGTAA
- the nrfD gene encoding NrfD/PsrC family molybdoenzyme membrane anchor subunit: MSTKTPTEADILRPINSLTRGYIALFAVCALALGAFLVAWAYQLQQGLVVTGLGDWGSGGGVTWGLYIGAFIWWVGIAHGGIILSASVRLLGMERYMPVARLAELLTIAGLSAAGFYILVHMGRPDRMVTSVLGHYHITVNNSPLVWDVTVITAYFVLTATYLALTLRYDITRLRDQLPDRFEPIYKVMTLGYTEEEDEVVERMVWWLALAVIIMAPLLLHGGVIPWLFALLPAMPGWEGGIQGPTFLSIALMSAISGVTLVAYGFRRAYGWDHIITDDIFRGLLLWLGFFCMLFLWFQLQFGVNGLFKAPLARAHATEAKVASPIYRTAIGMIGLSLAYIFATIIRPALFSKKRALVVSVAVLAATFTEKLLFVIEGFLHPVFMIYEATPGEYFPSAIEWLSLAGTIGMVVLIFLSVSKVVPVVELHAIEHLNEDHGHEHEQAAEPEVEA; encoded by the coding sequence ATGAGCACGAAAACGCCGACGGAGGCAGACATCCTCCGACCGATCAACTCGCTCACGAGGGGATACATCGCGCTGTTCGCCGTCTGTGCCCTGGCACTCGGGGCCTTCCTCGTGGCCTGGGCCTACCAGCTGCAACAGGGGCTCGTCGTCACCGGCCTCGGCGACTGGGGCTCCGGCGGCGGCGTGACCTGGGGGTTGTACATCGGCGCGTTCATCTGGTGGGTCGGCATCGCTCACGGCGGCATCATCCTCTCGGCATCGGTCAGACTGCTCGGGATGGAGCGGTACATGCCGGTCGCCCGTCTCGCCGAACTGTTGACGATCGCCGGCCTCTCCGCGGCGGGATTCTACATTCTCGTCCACATGGGCCGCCCCGATCGGATGGTCACCAGCGTGCTCGGCCACTACCACATCACCGTCAACAACTCGCCGCTGGTGTGGGACGTGACCGTCATCACGGCCTACTTCGTGCTGACGGCGACCTACCTCGCGCTGACGCTTCGCTACGACATCACGCGACTGCGTGACCAGTTGCCCGACCGTTTCGAACCGATCTACAAGGTCATGACCCTCGGCTACACCGAGGAAGAGGACGAAGTCGTCGAGCGGATGGTCTGGTGGCTCGCACTCGCAGTCATCATCATGGCCCCGCTCCTGCTCCACGGCGGCGTGATCCCGTGGCTGTTCGCCCTGCTGCCGGCGATGCCCGGCTGGGAAGGCGGTATCCAGGGGCCGACGTTCCTCTCGATCGCTCTCATGTCCGCGATCAGCGGGGTCACCCTCGTCGCGTACGGGTTCCGCCGCGCGTACGGCTGGGATCACATCATCACTGACGACATCTTCCGCGGGCTGCTGCTGTGGCTCGGGTTCTTCTGCATGCTGTTCCTGTGGTTCCAGCTGCAGTTCGGCGTCAACGGGCTGTTCAAGGCCCCGCTCGCCCGGGCCCACGCGACCGAAGCGAAGGTCGCGAGTCCCATCTACAGGACCGCGATCGGTATGATCGGCCTGTCGCTCGCGTACATCTTCGCGACGATCATTCGACCCGCGCTGTTCAGCAAGAAGCGCGCGCTCGTCGTCAGCGTGGCAGTGCTCGCCGCGACGTTCACCGAAAAGCTCCTGTTCGTCATCGAGGGCTTCCTCCACCCGGTGTTCATGATCTACGAGGCGACTCCCGGCGAGTACTTCCCGAGTGCGATCGAGTGGCTGTCGCTGGCTGGCACTATCGGGATGGTGGTGCTCATCTTCCTCTCCGTCTCCAAGGTCGTTCCGGTGGTCGAACTCCACGCGATCGAGCACCTGAACGAGGATCACGGCCACGAACACGAACAGGCCGCCGAGCCGGAGGTGGAAGCATGA
- a CDS encoding asparagine synthase C-terminal domain-containing protein, whose protein sequence is MTLRGADRALVRDALASGDPFPGTTGFAGAVDDRLVRDVLGRVPLFVEHGADDPTADDAWAFEPAALDDPDLVPAGAVVGPDDPAPTIRWSLPDPDPEPDRDAALDRLREAIETAARAANSGAGDVAVAFSGGVDSALVAELLDAPLYVVGFPDSHDVEAARAAAAAMDRDLTVVELEPADLERAVPEVARAIGRTNAMDVQIALPLYLVGERVAADGFDALALGQGADELFGGYEKVVRLDHRVDADTVRGAVREGIRSLPDQLPRDALTVESTGLRPVTPLLHDAVVDAALRLPDELLADEETRKRGFRLVAGEHLPDEVAVREKKAVQYGSLVARELDRLARQADYKRRMDDHVTKYVESLLGDG, encoded by the coding sequence ATGACTCTTCGCGGCGCCGATCGGGCCCTCGTTCGCGACGCGCTCGCGTCCGGCGACCCGTTCCCGGGCACGACCGGCTTCGCGGGGGCGGTGGACGATCGACTCGTCCGCGACGTCCTCGGACGGGTGCCGCTGTTCGTCGAGCACGGGGCCGACGACCCGACGGCGGACGACGCCTGGGCGTTCGAACCGGCCGCGCTCGACGATCCCGACCTCGTTCCCGCCGGCGCAGTCGTGGGGCCCGACGATCCCGCCCCCACGATCCGCTGGTCCCTCCCCGATCCCGACCCCGAGCCCGATCGTGATGCGGCACTCGATCGGCTCCGGGAAGCGATCGAGACGGCCGCGAGGGCGGCCAATTCCGGCGCAGGAGACGTCGCCGTCGCGTTCTCCGGCGGCGTCGACTCGGCACTCGTCGCGGAACTACTCGACGCGCCGCTGTACGTCGTCGGGTTCCCGGACAGCCACGACGTCGAGGCGGCGCGGGCGGCTGCAGCCGCGATGGACCGCGACCTCACCGTCGTCGAACTCGAACCGGCCGATCTCGAGCGGGCGGTTCCCGAGGTCGCACGGGCGATCGGGCGCACGAACGCGATGGACGTCCAGATCGCGCTCCCGCTCTACCTGGTCGGCGAGCGGGTCGCCGCCGACGGGTTCGACGCGCTCGCGCTCGGTCAGGGGGCCGACGAACTGTTCGGCGGCTACGAGAAGGTCGTCCGACTCGATCACCGCGTCGACGCCGACACGGTTCGCGGGGCGGTCCGGGAGGGGATCCGGAGTCTCCCCGATCAGCTTCCGCGGGACGCGCTCACCGTCGAATCGACGGGGCTCCGACCGGTGACGCCGTTACTCCACGACGCCGTGGTCGACGCCGCCCTTCGCCTTCCCGACGAGTTGCTGGCCGACGAGGAGACGCGAAAACGCGGCTTTCGGCTCGTCGCAGGCGAGCACCTGCCCGACGAGGTCGCCGTCCGGGAGAAGAAGGCCGTTCAGTACGGGAGTCTCGTCGCCCGCGAACTCGATCGGCTCGCGAGACAGGCCGATTACAAACGCCGGATGGACGACCACGTCACGAAGTACGTCGAATCGCTGCTCGGAGACGGGTAG
- a CDS encoding Mrp/NBP35 family ATP-binding protein: MSITEHELKIKLEEIEDPDIGEDIVSLGLVNDVTIDDETARISLALNAPYAPSEMELGNRIRELCDEVGLEADLRAQAGAEHGFDDEVLPRVRNVIAVSSGKGGVGKTTIAANLAAGLEKRGAMVGLLDADIHGPNVPRILPVESEPGVTPSEDIVPPRSDGVRVISMGFMMEEEDDPAILRGPMVNKFMLKFLEGVEWGRLDYLIVDLPPGTGDATLNLLQSMPVTGAVVVTTPQEMALDDTRKGIQMFNKHNTPVLGVVENMSSFICPSCNDEHGLFGTEGAQTIVDKYDIPLLGQIPIHPDFGAEGSEGALVKDDRSPVQDTLEEFVAETADRVGETNRRTVAEHKGGEPDNTLPTETED, from the coding sequence ATGAGTATTACAGAACACGAACTCAAGATCAAACTCGAGGAGATCGAAGACCCCGACATCGGCGAGGACATCGTCTCGCTGGGGCTGGTCAACGACGTCACGATCGACGACGAGACCGCGCGGATCTCGCTCGCGTTGAACGCGCCGTACGCACCTTCGGAGATGGAACTGGGGAACCGAATCCGGGAACTCTGCGACGAAGTCGGCCTCGAGGCCGACCTCCGTGCCCAGGCCGGCGCGGAACACGGGTTCGACGACGAGGTGCTCCCGCGGGTGCGCAACGTCATCGCCGTCTCCTCCGGGAAAGGCGGCGTCGGCAAGACGACGATCGCGGCCAACCTCGCGGCCGGACTCGAGAAACGCGGTGCGATGGTCGGCCTGCTCGACGCCGACATTCACGGCCCGAACGTCCCGCGAATCCTGCCGGTCGAGAGCGAACCCGGCGTCACCCCGAGCGAGGACATCGTCCCACCGCGATCGGACGGCGTCCGGGTCATCAGCATGGGCTTCATGATGGAAGAGGAGGACGACCCCGCCATCCTGCGCGGGCCGATGGTCAACAAGTTCATGCTGAAGTTCCTCGAGGGGGTCGAGTGGGGCCGCCTCGACTACCTCATCGTCGACCTCCCGCCGGGAACCGGTGACGCGACGCTGAACCTCCTGCAGTCGATGCCGGTCACCGGCGCCGTCGTCGTCACGACGCCACAGGAGATGGCGCTAGACGACACCCGGAAAGGCATCCAGATGTTCAACAAGCACAACACGCCCGTCCTCGGCGTCGTCGAGAACATGAGTTCGTTCATCTGTCCGTCCTGTAACGACGAGCACGGACTCTTCGGAACCGAGGGTGCCCAGACCATCGTGGACAAGTACGACATTCCCCTGCTCGGCCAGATTCCGATCCACCCCGACTTCGGGGCCGAGGGCAGCGAAGGCGCGCTCGTCAAGGACGACCGAAGCCCGGTCCAGGACACCCTCGAGGAGTTCGTCGCCGAGACTGCCGATCGGGTCGGCGAAACCAACCGCCGGACGGTCGCCGAACACAAGGGCGGCGAACCGGACAATACGCTACCGACCGAGACCGAAGACTGA
- a CDS encoding DUF2249 domain-containing protein, with the protein MTRLDVRDVPPVNRHPKIHEQFEDLEPGETLTIVNDHEPKPLFYEFQAEVEEFDADGYEVEQVAPDEFVARFPKVEA; encoded by the coding sequence ATGACACGACTCGACGTCAGGGACGTGCCGCCGGTGAACCGTCATCCGAAGATCCACGAGCAGTTCGAGGACTTAGAGCCCGGTGAGACGCTAACGATCGTCAACGACCACGAACCCAAGCCGCTGTTCTACGAGTTCCAGGCGGAAGTAGAGGAGTTCGACGCCGACGGGTACGAGGTCGAACAGGTCGCCCCGGACGAGTTCGTCGCCCGGTTCCCGAAGGTAGAGGCGTAA
- the cyoE gene encoding heme o synthase, protein MIDALNRRRFADLLAGTTIAAYVLVALGTAVSTTDGAATCTTWPACSTDPTLGSLSGDRLLFWGHRAAALVTGLLVAASGLATRRVDVDRRVAGLVGSAVVLFPVQVVLGAAIVVGGPAVANRLHLALAMVIFASLLVALVVTLEDSARGASTGSRSPEQGGSRTPERATTGSETSADAGTGDGPIATDRPSDGIARLRRTVGAYLTLTKPKLMWLLCLVALAGMGLATLTGAALDPTTAVATLAGGVLAIGASGTFNHVYERDRDRRMNRTADRPLVHDRVPARNALAFGVALVVASMTVLVWWVNALAAVLTLAAIGYYAVLYTVVLKPNTAWNTVLGGGAGALPALIGWAAVTGSVGAPAIALAGVIFLWTPAHFYSLAIAFRDDYARGGFPMYPVVEGVLAARRHVAFYLGATLLATSVLGWLAGLGWVYATTSVALGAVFLRSVIRQYRVPTDEVALRSFYASNYYLGAILLAIVLETLVIAA, encoded by the coding sequence ATGATCGACGCACTCAACCGACGACGGTTCGCGGACTTGCTCGCGGGAACGACGATCGCGGCGTACGTCCTCGTCGCGCTCGGGACCGCCGTCTCGACGACCGACGGCGCAGCGACGTGTACGACCTGGCCGGCCTGTTCGACCGATCCGACGCTCGGCTCGCTCTCCGGCGACCGCCTCCTCTTCTGGGGCCACCGCGCGGCAGCCCTCGTGACCGGCCTCCTCGTCGCCGCGTCTGGACTCGCCACTCGGCGGGTCGATGTCGATCGCCGGGTCGCCGGCCTCGTCGGCAGCGCGGTCGTCCTCTTTCCCGTACAGGTCGTCCTCGGTGCTGCGATCGTCGTCGGTGGCCCCGCCGTCGCGAACCGACTCCACCTCGCGCTCGCGATGGTCATCTTCGCCAGCCTCCTCGTCGCACTCGTGGTGACGCTCGAGGACAGTGCGCGCGGGGCGTCGACCGGTTCGAGATCACCCGAGCAAGGCGGTTCGAGAACCCCCGAGCGAGCGACGACCGGTTCGGAAACGAGCGCCGATGCCGGAACCGGAGACGGTCCGATCGCGACCGATCGGCCGAGCGACGGAATCGCCCGTCTGCGGCGAACGGTCGGCGCGTACCTGACCCTCACCAAACCGAAGTTGATGTGGCTGCTCTGTCTCGTCGCGCTCGCGGGGATGGGGCTGGCGACGCTCACCGGCGCGGCGCTGGACCCGACGACGGCGGTCGCGACGCTCGCCGGGGGCGTCCTCGCGATCGGCGCGAGCGGGACGTTCAACCACGTCTACGAGCGCGACCGCGATCGGCGGATGAACCGGACGGCCGACCGGCCGCTGGTCCACGACCGCGTCCCGGCCCGGAACGCCCTGGCCTTCGGCGTCGCGCTGGTCGTCGCGTCGATGACCGTCCTCGTGTGGTGGGTCAACGCGCTGGCTGCGGTACTGACGCTCGCCGCGATCGGCTACTACGCCGTCCTCTACACCGTGGTGTTGAAGCCGAACACGGCCTGGAACACGGTACTCGGCGGCGGTGCTGGGGCGCTCCCCGCGCTCATCGGATGGGCGGCCGTCACCGGAAGCGTCGGCGCGCCCGCGATTGCCCTCGCCGGGGTGATCTTTCTGTGGACGCCCGCCCACTTCTACAGCCTCGCGATCGCCTTTCGTGACGATTACGCGCGCGGCGGCTTCCCGATGTATCCCGTCGTCGAAGGAGTGCTCGCCGCGCGTCGACACGTCGCGTTCTACCTCGGCGCGACGCTGCTGGCCACGAGCGTCCTCGGCTGGCTGGCCGGCCTCGGCTGGGTCTACGCGACGACCTCCGTCGCCCTCGGTGCCGTCTTCCTCCGGTCGGTGATCCGTCAGTACCGCGTTCCGACCGACGAGGTCGCGCTGCGCTCGTTCTACGCCTCGAACTACTACCTCGGCGCGATCCTCCTCGCGATCGTCCTCGAAACGCTCGTGATAGCCGCGTAG
- a CDS encoding DUF2249 domain-containing protein, with protein MTTNPAPAERTLDVREIDGEPFDDIVAALESLGENDRLRLIAPFEPVPLFEVLEARGFTHESNRQEDDLWHVLIEHA; from the coding sequence ATGACGACGAATCCAGCACCCGCCGAACGGACGCTCGACGTCCGCGAGATCGACGGGGAACCGTTCGACGACATCGTGGCCGCCCTCGAGTCGCTCGGGGAGAACGATCGGCTTCGACTGATCGCACCGTTCGAGCCCGTACCGCTCTTCGAGGTTCTCGAGGCACGCGGCTTCACACACGAGAGCAACCGGCAGGAGGACGACCTCTGGCACGTCCTGATCGAGCACGCGTAG